A DNA window from Cobetia marina contains the following coding sequences:
- a CDS encoding glutaredoxin family protein, with protein MASVPLWLYTTAGCHLCARLEATLQALGADVTLTRVEIAFDAQLSERYATRIPVLASASGAEYSLVDGEEALPGWLRAQGVEQGVDRTPPARRDSGVEPQGHVMRHGRRFLR; from the coding sequence ATGGCCAGCGTCCCACTGTGGCTCTACACCACGGCGGGCTGTCATCTGTGTGCTCGGCTGGAAGCCACGCTGCAGGCGCTGGGGGCCGATGTCACGCTCACGCGGGTCGAGATCGCCTTCGACGCGCAACTGAGCGAGCGTTACGCGACACGCATTCCCGTGCTGGCAAGCGCATCGGGTGCAGAGTACTCGCTGGTAGATGGCGAAGAGGCCTTGCCGGGCTGGTTGCGCGCGCAGGGCGTCGAGCAGGGCGTCGATCGGACGCCCCCTGCCAGGCGTGACTCAGGCGTCGAGCCGCAGGGGCATGTCATGCGCCATGGGCGTCGCTTTCTGCGCTGA
- the rlmKL gene encoding bifunctional 23S rRNA (guanine(2069)-N(7))-methyltransferase RlmK/23S rRNA (guanine(2445)-N(2))-methyltransferase RlmL: MTDTTSATSPRAPSNPLSTWFATCPRGLETLLADELTSLGAEVTGTTVAGVHFNGSQETAYRTILWSRLANRIIRLLTRVGGVDTGEQLRKASAGVDWAMELPDRASIAVDFHGTWKDIRHTFFGAQTVKDGIVEAMFEEGRHKPTVDGKNADLRIYAHLHNGFITLGIDLVGRSLHQRGYRPDLAHAPLKENLAAALLMRADWPARAARGESLVDPMCGSGTLLIEAALMAADIAPQSLNEDFACRHWGRHDERIWKGLREEMEQRAIAGRRKVTARLFGRDHSPQAISAARSNAMRAGIPALIELEGASVAELTCPEGAATGLVMTNPPYGERLGELPALVPLYASLGERMKRHFGGWTLGMFTGNPDLGHRLGLRAHRQYAFRNGQLDCKLLMIDVAARERAVDEDSVAEDARSQPALSEGGQMFANRLKKNQKSLSRWLKQSGTTCYRLYDADMPEYALAIDIYGRHVHVQEYTPPKSVDASQAQRRLMDALAAIPQVLGCSPNDIHIKQRTRQAGKAQYTRQDSSGQRIEVQEGDARLWVNLKDYLDTGLFLDHRPVRKLLGKEADGKRVLNLFCYTATATVHAVLGGASESVSVDMSNTYLDWGRENFKLNGISEKRHQLVRADCLKWLERSREEFDLIFLDPPTFSNSKKMEGTLDIQRDHARLIDLAMASLAPGGTLIFSNNHRRFVMDDSVSQHHVVEDLSRKLLDPDFKRRPDIHHVFRIRRASDVKG; encoded by the coding sequence ATGACTGACACGACTTCTGCGACTTCGCCGCGCGCCCCCAGCAACCCGCTCTCCACCTGGTTTGCGACCTGTCCGCGTGGCCTCGAGACCTTGCTGGCTGACGAGCTGACGTCGCTGGGTGCCGAGGTGACCGGCACCACCGTGGCCGGCGTCCACTTCAATGGAAGTCAGGAGACGGCTTACCGCACCATTCTGTGGTCACGCCTGGCCAATCGCATCATTCGCCTGCTGACCCGCGTGGGCGGCGTCGACACCGGCGAGCAGCTGCGCAAGGCGAGCGCCGGCGTCGACTGGGCAATGGAATTGCCGGATCGTGCCTCCATCGCCGTCGATTTTCACGGAACATGGAAAGATATTCGACACACCTTCTTCGGCGCTCAGACCGTCAAGGATGGCATCGTCGAGGCGATGTTCGAGGAAGGTCGCCACAAGCCGACCGTCGATGGCAAGAATGCCGATCTGCGCATCTATGCGCATCTGCACAATGGCTTCATCACCCTGGGCATCGACCTGGTGGGTCGCAGCCTGCATCAGCGTGGCTACCGCCCCGACCTCGCCCATGCGCCACTCAAGGAGAATCTGGCCGCGGCACTGCTGATGCGTGCCGATTGGCCGGCACGTGCGGCGCGGGGTGAGAGCCTGGTCGACCCGATGTGCGGTTCCGGCACGCTGCTGATCGAGGCGGCCTTGATGGCGGCGGATATCGCCCCGCAGTCGCTGAATGAAGACTTCGCCTGCCGCCACTGGGGGCGTCATGACGAGCGTATCTGGAAAGGCCTGCGCGAGGAGATGGAGCAGCGTGCCATCGCCGGGCGCCGCAAGGTCACCGCGCGTCTGTTCGGGCGTGATCATAGCCCGCAGGCGATCTCTGCCGCGCGCTCCAATGCCATGCGTGCCGGCATTCCGGCGCTGATCGAGCTGGAAGGGGCCTCCGTCGCCGAGCTGACCTGTCCAGAGGGTGCCGCCACCGGCCTTGTGATGACCAACCCGCCCTACGGCGAGCGTCTGGGTGAGCTGCCGGCATTGGTGCCGCTCTATGCAAGCCTCGGTGAGCGCATGAAGCGTCACTTCGGCGGCTGGACGCTGGGCATGTTCACCGGCAACCCGGACCTCGGTCACCGTCTGGGCCTGCGTGCGCATCGTCAGTACGCCTTCCGCAACGGTCAGCTGGATTGCAAGCTGCTGATGATCGACGTGGCAGCGCGTGAGCGAGCGGTCGACGAGGACAGCGTGGCGGAAGATGCCCGCAGTCAGCCGGCACTCAGCGAGGGCGGCCAGATGTTCGCCAATCGCCTGAAGAAGAACCAGAAGTCGCTGTCCCGCTGGCTCAAGCAGAGCGGCACCACCTGTTATCGCCTCTATGATGCCGACATGCCGGAATACGCGCTGGCCATCGATATCTACGGGCGTCATGTGCACGTGCAGGAATACACGCCGCCCAAGTCCGTGGATGCCAGTCAGGCGCAGCGTCGTCTGATGGATGCCCTGGCGGCGATTCCGCAGGTACTGGGCTGCTCGCCCAACGATATCCATATCAAGCAGCGCACGCGTCAGGCGGGCAAGGCGCAGTACACCCGTCAGGATAGCTCCGGTCAGCGTATCGAGGTGCAGGAAGGCGACGCCAGACTGTGGGTGAACCTCAAGGACTACCTGGATACCGGCCTGTTCCTGGATCACCGTCCGGTGCGCAAGCTGCTGGGCAAGGAAGCGGACGGCAAGCGGGTGCTCAACCTGTTCTGCTATACTGCGACGGCCACCGTGCACGCGGTTTTGGGCGGTGCCAGCGAGAGTGTCAGCGTCGACATGTCCAATACCTACCTGGACTGGGGGCGCGAGAACTTCAAGCTCAATGGCATCAGCGAGAAGCGTCACCAGCTGGTGCGTGCCGACTGCCTGAAGTGGCTGGAGCGTTCCCGCGAGGAGTTCGACCTGATCTTCCTGGATCCGCCGACCTTCTCCAATTCCAAGAAGATGGAAGGCACCCTGGATATCCAGCGTGATCACGCGCGCCTGATCGACCTGGCGATGGCCAGCCTGGCTCCGGGCGGCACGCTGATCTTCTCCAACAACCATCGTCGCTTCGTGATGGATGACAGCGTCAGCCAGCATCATGTGGTGGAAGACCTGTCGCGCAAGCTGCTGGACCCGGACTTCAAGCGCCGTCCGGATATCCACCACGTCTTCCGCATCCGTCGCGCCAGCGACGTGAAGGGCTGA